From the Bombus vancouverensis nearcticus chromosome 3, iyBomVanc1_principal, whole genome shotgun sequence genome, one window contains:
- the centrocortin gene encoding cerebellar degeneration-related protein 2-like isoform X2 has translation MSLLSSSIGNVRCLTDEEADHNMLQDLQLAAELGKTLLERNKELENIIKTHQSTVEEQAQEIEYMKKQTAALREVNDSRLKIYEQLEVSIQDLERANHRLVIENTSDKKLIKSQCLTIENLEARCEEFQKKIDEINEQHESILRQQTASQSTNTAQTQTFVWKAPAMQGGSIQQSAASRGQRPFQEAIIDSNVRQFHTTASTNEEEVTELLRQVQEARSQRTREQKKVAELEQQLTTVLQENTTLEEQLNVLRGKAQDVKNLQEEINTLEEVRRGQLCGRCLRGMESKTHDELSIMLNQEEYDDISMAESLINDTQRDTVSVTQDTNEQHEGQSDLKNPYRVLVEKYQALLEVQRRSALRRKDSVPTPMSLQEELEMSGEFNSFHTPTLETEIQQEPTKPASGNATRAKTEVCGKKILSATPTDFSEAETSSSGFSDETSNKATQTEGRPGSFLCSIADGEDCKFSIYDDNSPFESRFRKTPEYRQLFSEIFSVLKRAAEAKDEGEKLPLLDDSTSTTASQQQSPILLQEDVPSETTDDNQSVTSSMFSSAVSEPPYRVQLPVSSNGVKEQNTETTTIAQATTRNDIIRDTDRTVCIALNYKKKISKKNANRKLSYNERPTTPDVVPTTNSKSFPPKSNSGGKKKFRPFTIANQNGSLVCNGYSYANKTKESPNSGKHSNNVYIQNNNDHQNSSFEYRDYKPSTASEEVARLKRLEMSYAEVLRLPNRSKMSNNRRS, from the exons ACTTGCAATTGGCTGCAGAACTCGGCAAAACACTTTTAGAACGGAACAAGGAATTAGAAAACATTATCAAAACACACCAGTCCACCGTTGAGGAACAAGCGCAAGAAATAGAG TATATGAAAAAACAAACAGCTGCATTGAGGGAGGTAAACGACTCAcgattgaaaatttatgagcaACTCGAAGTCAGCATCCAGGATTTGGAACGTGCAAATCACCGTCTCGTGATTGAGAACACAAGTGACAAAAAGCTAATCAAAAG CCAGTGTTTAACAATCGAGAACTTGGAAGCTCGGTGCGAGGAATTCCAGAAGAAAATCGACGAGATAAACGAGCAACATGAAAGTATACTTCGGCAACAGACTGCGAGTCAATCGACGAACACCGCACAAACACAGACCTTTGTATGGAAAGCACCGGCCATGCAGGGTGGCAGCATACAACAG aGCGCTGCCTCACGTGGCCAAAGACCTTTCCAAGAAGCTATCATTGACTCGAACGTTCGGCAATTTCATACAACAGCTTCAACAAACGAGGAAGAAGTTACCGAATTGCTGAGGCAGGTGCAGGAAGCGCGAAGTCAAAGAACAAGGGAGCAAAAGAAAGTCGCTGAGCTCGAACAACAATTAACTACTGTATTGCAGGAAAATACTACATTAGAAGAACAGTTGAACGTTTTGCGGGGTAAAGCACAAGACGTAAAAAATCTTCAAGAAGAAATAAACACGCTGGAAGAAGTTAG ACGAGGCCAACTATGTGGACGATGTTTACGCGGAATGGAATCTAAAACACACGACGAACTCTCTATAATGTTGAACCAGGAAGAATACGATGACATTAGCATGGCTGAATCACTCATAAATGACACTCAACGTGACACCGTATCTGTTACTCAG GATACGAACGAACAACACGAAGGACAAAGCGACTTGAAGAATCCCTACAGAGTGCTAGTAGAAAAATACCAAGCTTTGTTAGAAGTTCAAAGACGCTCGGCTCTACGACGAAAGGACAGCGTACCAACGCCTATGTCGTTGCAAGAGGAACTAGAGATGTCGGGTGAATTTAACAGCTTTCATACTCCGACGTTGGAAACAGAGATTCAACAAGAGCCGACGAAACCTGCCAGTGGAAACGCTACACGTGCCAAAACTGAAGTATGCGGTAAGAAGATACTCTCGGCTACACCTACAGACTTCTCCGAAGCCGAGACGTCGTCTTCTGGATTCTCGGACGAGACGAGCAATAAAGCGACGCAAACGGAAGGAAGGCCCGGCTCCTTCCTTTGTTCTATCGCGGACGGAGAAGATTGCAAGTTCAGCATTTATGACGATAACAGCCCGTTCGAGAGTAGATTTAGGAAAACACCGGAATACAGGCAATTATTCAGCGAAATATTCAGCGTCCTTAAACGAGCGGCGGAAGCCAAAGACGAAGGAGAAAAATTACCATTGCTGGATGATTCTACGAGTACGACAGCTTCTCAACAGCAATCCCCGATTTTACTCCAAGAGGACGTTCCAAGCGAGACTACGGACGACAATCAGAGCGTCACGTCATCCATGTTCTCCTCCGCCGTATCTGAGCCGCCTTACAGAGTACAATTGCCTGTCTCATCGAACGGGGTTAAAGAACAAAATACCGAAACAACTACGATTGCGCAAGCAACAACTAGAAACGATATTATTCGAGACACGGATCGCACAGTTTGTATAGCGcttaattataaaaagaaaatctcAAAGAAAAATGCTAATAGAAAATTGTCGTATAACGAGCGACCAACGACGCCTGATGTGGTTCCGACGACAAACTCCAAGTCCTTTCCACCAAAGTCGAACAGCGGTGGAAAGAAAAAGTTCAGACCTTTCACAATCGCCAATCAAAATGGTAGTCTCGTCTGTAATGGATACAGTTATGcgaataaaacgaaagaatcaCCCAATTCCGGAAAGCATTCAAATAACGTGTACATACAGAACAACAATGATCATCAAAACAGTAGTTTCGAGTACAGAGACTATAAACCAAGCACTGCTTCTGAAGAAGTCGCTCGATTAAAACGTTTAGAAATGTCTTACGCAGAAGTTCTTCGATTGCCAAATAGGTCTAAAATGAGTAATAATCGTAGAAgttaa
- the LOC117164143 gene encoding uncharacterized protein LOC117164143 isoform X1 has translation MADVGLSLDDIIKKSKSSGMRSRGGSIRRGINRGARANGSLRGRGSQVITDARFKIIQKNREKLTDARDKLAEIAKQSDARLKLDKIRASQFKKIKSQIPGISQKTGRNGRLSLSTNKVPPIMPHTVASNIPNNYMPPSTRAVGYRSHSIAETHYMGDMNMDFIDGTKKIDYMMESAPLRRTVSNEYAPTPPPPPPAFSIKPTSSYTWVKPTSSNVIRIVPSRKPDDDRERERARDYKVIARFPMAKPASPSYKEDWSFGTKSRTILAEDATDSKYYDSRSHRDIGVKSRLDSVPSKSRNIGVLPRSKTSSTSSSQSTGYRIVVSNLQANVTQEDIKELFEDVGELLVSRLVRPGTAEVIYKTLKDATKAVETYHNRQLDGHPMKCLLVNPRPKNNPTGPAVRSLTESRRSVSSSYVQPSLGAVHRALFDDS, from the exons ATGGCTGATGTGGGTCTAAGTTTAGATGacataattaaaaaatcaaaatcATCAGGAATGAGAAGCAGAGGTGGAAG TATCCGAAGAGGTATTAATAGGGGTGCACGTGCTAATGGTTCACTAAGAGGACGAGGTTCACAAGTTATTACTGATGCACgatttaaaattatacaaaagaaTCGGGAGAAACTTACAGATGCAAGAGATAAACTTGCAGAAATTGCCAAACAAAGTGATGCCAGATTAAAATTGGATAAAATCCGTGCATCACagtttaagaaaataaaatcacagATACCTGGGATATCTCAAAAAACAGGTCGTAATGGAAGACTGTCTTTATCAACTAATAAAGTGCCTCCAATTATGCCACACACCGTAGCGTcaaatattccaaataattatATGCCACCATCCACTAGGGCAGTGGGTTATAGGTCACATTCAATTGCAGAAACTCATTACATGGGAGACATGAACATGGATTTTATTGATGGTACAAAGAAAATTG ATTATATGATGGAGTCAGCACCTTTAAGAAGAACAGTAAGTAACGAATATGCTCCTACACCACCCCCACCTCCTCCAGCTTTCAGTATTAAACCTACATCTTCATACACATGGGTAAAACCAACAAGCAGTAATGTAATAAGAATTGTACCTTCTCGTAAACCTGATGATGATCGAGAACGTGAAAGAGCAAGAGATTATAAAGTTATTGCACGTTTTCCAATG GCAAAACCTGCTTCTCCCTCATATAAGGAAGATTGGAGTTTTGGTACAAAGTCAag GACTATATTAGCGGAAGATGCAACGGATTCAAAGTATTACGATTCAAGAAGTCATAGAGATATTGGAGTAAAATCAAGACTAGATTCAGTTCCGAGTAAATCGCGAAATATAGGTGTTTTACCTCGATCCAAAACAAGCTCCACTTCGTCATCACAATCAACTGGTTATCGGATTGTAGTATCAAATTTACAAGCAAATGTCACTCAAGAAGATATCAAG GAATTATTTGAGGATGTAGGAGAATTATTAGTATCCAGATTAGTACGACCAGGTACAGCAGAAGtaatttataaaacattaaaGGATGCTACTAAAGCTGTTGAAACTTATCATAATAGACAATTAGATGGACACCCTATGAAGTGTCTCCTTGTAAATCCACGACCAAAAAATAATCCAACTGGACCAGCCGTTAGGTCGCTTACAGA ATCCAGGAGAAGTGTTAGTTCAAGTTATGTACAACCAAGTTTAGGAGCAGTACACCGTGCATTGTTCGATGATTCTTaa
- the centrocortin gene encoding cerebellar degeneration-related protein 2-like isoform X3 has translation MASFKDLQNDWYTLCQDCTDCWTRSDLQLAAELGKTLLERNKELENIIKTHQSTVEEQAQEIEYMKKQTAALREVNDSRLKIYEQLEVSIQDLERANHRLVIENTSDKKLIKSQCLTIENLEARCEEFQKKIDEINEQHESILRQQTASQSTNTAQTQTFVWKAPAMQGGSIQQSAASRGQRPFQEAIIDSNVRQFHTTASTNEEEVTELLRQVQEARSQRTREQKKVAELEQQLTTVLQENTTLEEQLNVLRGKAQDVKNLQEEINTLEEVRRGQLCGRCLRGMESKTHDELSIMLNQEEYDDISMAESLINDTQRDTVSVTQDTNEQHEGQSDLKNPYRVLVEKYQALLEVQRRSALRRKDSVPTPMSLQEELEMSGEFNSFHTPTLETEIQQEPTKPASGNATRAKTEVCGKKILSATPTDFSEAETSSSGFSDETSNKATQTEGRPGSFLCSIADGEDCKFSIYDDNSPFESRFRKTPEYRQLFSEIFSVLKRAAEAKDEGEKLPLLDDSTSTTASQQQSPILLQEDVPSETTDDNQSVTSSMFSSAVSEPPYRVQLPVSSNGVKEQNTETTTIAQATTRNDIIRDTDRTVCIALNYKKKISKKNANRKLSYNERPTTPDVVPTTNSKSFPPKSNSGGKKKFRPFTIANQNGSLVCNGYSYANKTKESPNSGKHSNNVYIQNNNDHQNSSFEYRDYKPSTASEEVARLKRLEMSYAEVLRLPNRSKMSNNRRS, from the exons ACTTGCAATTGGCTGCAGAACTCGGCAAAACACTTTTAGAACGGAACAAGGAATTAGAAAACATTATCAAAACACACCAGTCCACCGTTGAGGAACAAGCGCAAGAAATAGAG TATATGAAAAAACAAACAGCTGCATTGAGGGAGGTAAACGACTCAcgattgaaaatttatgagcaACTCGAAGTCAGCATCCAGGATTTGGAACGTGCAAATCACCGTCTCGTGATTGAGAACACAAGTGACAAAAAGCTAATCAAAAG CCAGTGTTTAACAATCGAGAACTTGGAAGCTCGGTGCGAGGAATTCCAGAAGAAAATCGACGAGATAAACGAGCAACATGAAAGTATACTTCGGCAACAGACTGCGAGTCAATCGACGAACACCGCACAAACACAGACCTTTGTATGGAAAGCACCGGCCATGCAGGGTGGCAGCATACAACAG aGCGCTGCCTCACGTGGCCAAAGACCTTTCCAAGAAGCTATCATTGACTCGAACGTTCGGCAATTTCATACAACAGCTTCAACAAACGAGGAAGAAGTTACCGAATTGCTGAGGCAGGTGCAGGAAGCGCGAAGTCAAAGAACAAGGGAGCAAAAGAAAGTCGCTGAGCTCGAACAACAATTAACTACTGTATTGCAGGAAAATACTACATTAGAAGAACAGTTGAACGTTTTGCGGGGTAAAGCACAAGACGTAAAAAATCTTCAAGAAGAAATAAACACGCTGGAAGAAGTTAG ACGAGGCCAACTATGTGGACGATGTTTACGCGGAATGGAATCTAAAACACACGACGAACTCTCTATAATGTTGAACCAGGAAGAATACGATGACATTAGCATGGCTGAATCACTCATAAATGACACTCAACGTGACACCGTATCTGTTACTCAG GATACGAACGAACAACACGAAGGACAAAGCGACTTGAAGAATCCCTACAGAGTGCTAGTAGAAAAATACCAAGCTTTGTTAGAAGTTCAAAGACGCTCGGCTCTACGACGAAAGGACAGCGTACCAACGCCTATGTCGTTGCAAGAGGAACTAGAGATGTCGGGTGAATTTAACAGCTTTCATACTCCGACGTTGGAAACAGAGATTCAACAAGAGCCGACGAAACCTGCCAGTGGAAACGCTACACGTGCCAAAACTGAAGTATGCGGTAAGAAGATACTCTCGGCTACACCTACAGACTTCTCCGAAGCCGAGACGTCGTCTTCTGGATTCTCGGACGAGACGAGCAATAAAGCGACGCAAACGGAAGGAAGGCCCGGCTCCTTCCTTTGTTCTATCGCGGACGGAGAAGATTGCAAGTTCAGCATTTATGACGATAACAGCCCGTTCGAGAGTAGATTTAGGAAAACACCGGAATACAGGCAATTATTCAGCGAAATATTCAGCGTCCTTAAACGAGCGGCGGAAGCCAAAGACGAAGGAGAAAAATTACCATTGCTGGATGATTCTACGAGTACGACAGCTTCTCAACAGCAATCCCCGATTTTACTCCAAGAGGACGTTCCAAGCGAGACTACGGACGACAATCAGAGCGTCACGTCATCCATGTTCTCCTCCGCCGTATCTGAGCCGCCTTACAGAGTACAATTGCCTGTCTCATCGAACGGGGTTAAAGAACAAAATACCGAAACAACTACGATTGCGCAAGCAACAACTAGAAACGATATTATTCGAGACACGGATCGCACAGTTTGTATAGCGcttaattataaaaagaaaatctcAAAGAAAAATGCTAATAGAAAATTGTCGTATAACGAGCGACCAACGACGCCTGATGTGGTTCCGACGACAAACTCCAAGTCCTTTCCACCAAAGTCGAACAGCGGTGGAAAGAAAAAGTTCAGACCTTTCACAATCGCCAATCAAAATGGTAGTCTCGTCTGTAATGGATACAGTTATGcgaataaaacgaaagaatcaCCCAATTCCGGAAAGCATTCAAATAACGTGTACATACAGAACAACAATGATCATCAAAACAGTAGTTTCGAGTACAGAGACTATAAACCAAGCACTGCTTCTGAAGAAGTCGCTCGATTAAAACGTTTAGAAATGTCTTACGCAGAAGTTCTTCGATTGCCAAATAGGTCTAAAATGAGTAATAATCGTAGAAgttaa
- the centrocortin gene encoding cerebellar degeneration-related protein 2-like isoform X1: protein MSRHNVVCDPQTPLNSFDCWDYSVELSYLENPQDLQLAAELGKTLLERNKELENIIKTHQSTVEEQAQEIEYMKKQTAALREVNDSRLKIYEQLEVSIQDLERANHRLVIENTSDKKLIKSQCLTIENLEARCEEFQKKIDEINEQHESILRQQTASQSTNTAQTQTFVWKAPAMQGGSIQQSAASRGQRPFQEAIIDSNVRQFHTTASTNEEEVTELLRQVQEARSQRTREQKKVAELEQQLTTVLQENTTLEEQLNVLRGKAQDVKNLQEEINTLEEVRRGQLCGRCLRGMESKTHDELSIMLNQEEYDDISMAESLINDTQRDTVSVTQDTNEQHEGQSDLKNPYRVLVEKYQALLEVQRRSALRRKDSVPTPMSLQEELEMSGEFNSFHTPTLETEIQQEPTKPASGNATRAKTEVCGKKILSATPTDFSEAETSSSGFSDETSNKATQTEGRPGSFLCSIADGEDCKFSIYDDNSPFESRFRKTPEYRQLFSEIFSVLKRAAEAKDEGEKLPLLDDSTSTTASQQQSPILLQEDVPSETTDDNQSVTSSMFSSAVSEPPYRVQLPVSSNGVKEQNTETTTIAQATTRNDIIRDTDRTVCIALNYKKKISKKNANRKLSYNERPTTPDVVPTTNSKSFPPKSNSGGKKKFRPFTIANQNGSLVCNGYSYANKTKESPNSGKHSNNVYIQNNNDHQNSSFEYRDYKPSTASEEVARLKRLEMSYAEVLRLPNRSKMSNNRRS, encoded by the exons ATGAGCAGACATAACGTAGTCTGCGATCCGCAGACGCCGCTAAATTCCTTCGATTGTTGGGATTACTCCGTCGAGCTGTCGTATCTTGAAAATCCGCAAG ACTTGCAATTGGCTGCAGAACTCGGCAAAACACTTTTAGAACGGAACAAGGAATTAGAAAACATTATCAAAACACACCAGTCCACCGTTGAGGAACAAGCGCAAGAAATAGAG TATATGAAAAAACAAACAGCTGCATTGAGGGAGGTAAACGACTCAcgattgaaaatttatgagcaACTCGAAGTCAGCATCCAGGATTTGGAACGTGCAAATCACCGTCTCGTGATTGAGAACACAAGTGACAAAAAGCTAATCAAAAG CCAGTGTTTAACAATCGAGAACTTGGAAGCTCGGTGCGAGGAATTCCAGAAGAAAATCGACGAGATAAACGAGCAACATGAAAGTATACTTCGGCAACAGACTGCGAGTCAATCGACGAACACCGCACAAACACAGACCTTTGTATGGAAAGCACCGGCCATGCAGGGTGGCAGCATACAACAG aGCGCTGCCTCACGTGGCCAAAGACCTTTCCAAGAAGCTATCATTGACTCGAACGTTCGGCAATTTCATACAACAGCTTCAACAAACGAGGAAGAAGTTACCGAATTGCTGAGGCAGGTGCAGGAAGCGCGAAGTCAAAGAACAAGGGAGCAAAAGAAAGTCGCTGAGCTCGAACAACAATTAACTACTGTATTGCAGGAAAATACTACATTAGAAGAACAGTTGAACGTTTTGCGGGGTAAAGCACAAGACGTAAAAAATCTTCAAGAAGAAATAAACACGCTGGAAGAAGTTAG ACGAGGCCAACTATGTGGACGATGTTTACGCGGAATGGAATCTAAAACACACGACGAACTCTCTATAATGTTGAACCAGGAAGAATACGATGACATTAGCATGGCTGAATCACTCATAAATGACACTCAACGTGACACCGTATCTGTTACTCAG GATACGAACGAACAACACGAAGGACAAAGCGACTTGAAGAATCCCTACAGAGTGCTAGTAGAAAAATACCAAGCTTTGTTAGAAGTTCAAAGACGCTCGGCTCTACGACGAAAGGACAGCGTACCAACGCCTATGTCGTTGCAAGAGGAACTAGAGATGTCGGGTGAATTTAACAGCTTTCATACTCCGACGTTGGAAACAGAGATTCAACAAGAGCCGACGAAACCTGCCAGTGGAAACGCTACACGTGCCAAAACTGAAGTATGCGGTAAGAAGATACTCTCGGCTACACCTACAGACTTCTCCGAAGCCGAGACGTCGTCTTCTGGATTCTCGGACGAGACGAGCAATAAAGCGACGCAAACGGAAGGAAGGCCCGGCTCCTTCCTTTGTTCTATCGCGGACGGAGAAGATTGCAAGTTCAGCATTTATGACGATAACAGCCCGTTCGAGAGTAGATTTAGGAAAACACCGGAATACAGGCAATTATTCAGCGAAATATTCAGCGTCCTTAAACGAGCGGCGGAAGCCAAAGACGAAGGAGAAAAATTACCATTGCTGGATGATTCTACGAGTACGACAGCTTCTCAACAGCAATCCCCGATTTTACTCCAAGAGGACGTTCCAAGCGAGACTACGGACGACAATCAGAGCGTCACGTCATCCATGTTCTCCTCCGCCGTATCTGAGCCGCCTTACAGAGTACAATTGCCTGTCTCATCGAACGGGGTTAAAGAACAAAATACCGAAACAACTACGATTGCGCAAGCAACAACTAGAAACGATATTATTCGAGACACGGATCGCACAGTTTGTATAGCGcttaattataaaaagaaaatctcAAAGAAAAATGCTAATAGAAAATTGTCGTATAACGAGCGACCAACGACGCCTGATGTGGTTCCGACGACAAACTCCAAGTCCTTTCCACCAAAGTCGAACAGCGGTGGAAAGAAAAAGTTCAGACCTTTCACAATCGCCAATCAAAATGGTAGTCTCGTCTGTAATGGATACAGTTATGcgaataaaacgaaagaatcaCCCAATTCCGGAAAGCATTCAAATAACGTGTACATACAGAACAACAATGATCATCAAAACAGTAGTTTCGAGTACAGAGACTATAAACCAAGCACTGCTTCTGAAGAAGTCGCTCGATTAAAACGTTTAGAAATGTCTTACGCAGAAGTTCTTCGATTGCCAAATAGGTCTAAAATGAGTAATAATCGTAGAAgttaa
- the LOC117164143 gene encoding uncharacterized protein LOC117164143 isoform X2: protein MADVGLSLDDIIKKSKSSGMRSRGGSIRRGINRGARANGSLRGRGSQVITDARFKIIQKNREKLTDARDKLAEIAKQSDARLKLDKIRASQFKKIKSQIPGISQKTGRNGRLSLSTNKVPPIMPHTVASNIPNNYMPPSTRAVGYRSHSIAETHYMGDMNMDFIDDYMMESAPLRRTVSNEYAPTPPPPPPAFSIKPTSSYTWVKPTSSNVIRIVPSRKPDDDRERERARDYKVIARFPMAKPASPSYKEDWSFGTKSRTILAEDATDSKYYDSRSHRDIGVKSRLDSVPSKSRNIGVLPRSKTSSTSSSQSTGYRIVVSNLQANVTQEDIKELFEDVGELLVSRLVRPGTAEVIYKTLKDATKAVETYHNRQLDGHPMKCLLVNPRPKNNPTGPAVRSLTESRRSVSSSYVQPSLGAVHRALFDDS from the exons ATGGCTGATGTGGGTCTAAGTTTAGATGacataattaaaaaatcaaaatcATCAGGAATGAGAAGCAGAGGTGGAAG TATCCGAAGAGGTATTAATAGGGGTGCACGTGCTAATGGTTCACTAAGAGGACGAGGTTCACAAGTTATTACTGATGCACgatttaaaattatacaaaagaaTCGGGAGAAACTTACAGATGCAAGAGATAAACTTGCAGAAATTGCCAAACAAAGTGATGCCAGATTAAAATTGGATAAAATCCGTGCATCACagtttaagaaaataaaatcacagATACCTGGGATATCTCAAAAAACAGGTCGTAATGGAAGACTGTCTTTATCAACTAATAAAGTGCCTCCAATTATGCCACACACCGTAGCGTcaaatattccaaataattatATGCCACCATCCACTAGGGCAGTGGGTTATAGGTCACATTCAATTGCAGAAACTCATTACATGGGAGACATGAACATGGATTTTATTGATG ATTATATGATGGAGTCAGCACCTTTAAGAAGAACAGTAAGTAACGAATATGCTCCTACACCACCCCCACCTCCTCCAGCTTTCAGTATTAAACCTACATCTTCATACACATGGGTAAAACCAACAAGCAGTAATGTAATAAGAATTGTACCTTCTCGTAAACCTGATGATGATCGAGAACGTGAAAGAGCAAGAGATTATAAAGTTATTGCACGTTTTCCAATG GCAAAACCTGCTTCTCCCTCATATAAGGAAGATTGGAGTTTTGGTACAAAGTCAag GACTATATTAGCGGAAGATGCAACGGATTCAAAGTATTACGATTCAAGAAGTCATAGAGATATTGGAGTAAAATCAAGACTAGATTCAGTTCCGAGTAAATCGCGAAATATAGGTGTTTTACCTCGATCCAAAACAAGCTCCACTTCGTCATCACAATCAACTGGTTATCGGATTGTAGTATCAAATTTACAAGCAAATGTCACTCAAGAAGATATCAAG GAATTATTTGAGGATGTAGGAGAATTATTAGTATCCAGATTAGTACGACCAGGTACAGCAGAAGtaatttataaaacattaaaGGATGCTACTAAAGCTGTTGAAACTTATCATAATAGACAATTAGATGGACACCCTATGAAGTGTCTCCTTGTAAATCCACGACCAAAAAATAATCCAACTGGACCAGCCGTTAGGTCGCTTACAGA ATCCAGGAGAAGTGTTAGTTCAAGTTATGTACAACCAAGTTTAGGAGCAGTACACCGTGCATTGTTCGATGATTCTTaa
- the LOC117164105 gene encoding sodium/potassium-transporting ATPase subunit beta-1-like yields MVILHDEEYYKSRIPQPDLGPLRNFLRFIWDNNRKTFLDRTAKEWGQLGIFYLFFFAVLGSIFAIQMKISIDYVSKLDRPFFQYSGQITQSISARSVRLSRSAFGSPGIVFKPNSISAVSPIIAVSNLLSSTRPDRYIRALSDFLQEYHKNMSDYDLYCQNKHAKTNHNKKPCFFDIKSLGICSKPPYGYTKPFQPCVLIKFNKRFDWIPEYYNNSSNLPDHMPDKLKKAVRESTKPYIWLSCDGANNVDKEHIGEIEYIPNPAFPVQYFPFTGQPGYLSPIVALKFRNLTRNRLVTVECYLWAYNIEQYHRYSLDFQIMTGKTREKTYWQFTISNNSFV; encoded by the exons ATGGTAATTTTACATGATGAAGAGTATTATAAAAGTCGAATACCGCAACCCGATTTAGGACCTCTTCGAAACTTTCTGCGGTTTATTTGGGATAATAATCGAAAGACATTTCTTGACAGAACAGCGAAAGAATGGG GTCAACtaggaatattttatttgttcttCTTTGCCGTTTTGGGATCAATATTCGCAATACAAATGAAGATCAGTATAGATTATGTTTCTAAACTAGATAGACCATTTTTTCAATACTCTGGTCAAATTACACAATCTATTTCCGCAAGGAGCGTACGTCTTTCCCGTTCTGCTTTTGGTAGTCCAG GAATAGTTTTTAAACCAAACAGCATATCAGCTGTATCACCCATTATTGCCGTGAGCAATTTGCTTAGCAGCACCAGACCGGACAGATATATTCGAGCCTTGTCTGATTTTTTACAAG aatatCATAAGAATATGTCGGACTATGACTTATATTGTCAGAATAAACATGCGAAGACAAATCATAATAAAAAACCTTGCTTTTTTGATATAAAATCTCTTGGAATATGTAGCAAGCCTCCATACGGATATACAAAACCGTTCCAACCTTGTGttcttattaaatttaataaa AGGTTCGATTGGATACctgaatattataataattcttCGAATCTGCCAGATCATATGCCAGATAAATTGAAGAAAGCAGTACGGGAATCTACAAAG CCTTACATTTGGTTATCATGCGATGGAGCAAATAACGTTGATAAAGAACACATCGGAGAAATAGAATACATTCCAAATCCTGCATTTCCAGTCCAATATTTTCCATTTACCGGACAACCAGGTTATCTCTCCCCTATTGTTGcattaaaatttagaaatttaacaC GAAATAGACTAGTGACAGTGGAATGTTATTTATGGGCTTATAATATCGAACAATATCACCGTTATTCATTAGATTTTCAAATAATGACAGGTAAAACAAGAGAGAAAACTTATTGGCAATTTACTATTTCTAATAATTCGTTTGTTTAA